The genomic window CCGGGTGGCGCGCGGCGAGGAGGGGCGTTCCGAGGGGCAGGAGATCGTGGTGCTGGACCAGCCCAAGGCCGACATCCTGCTGACCGATGGCGGCTGGGTCTATCTCGAAAGCCGGGACGGCCGCTACGATCGCGCCGGCAGCCTGCTGGACCTGGAGGGCGAGGTGACCGTCTTTCACGACAACGGGATGATGTTCCGCACCCAGCGCGCCGCCGTGCGCGTGACCGAGGGCGCGGCCAGCGGCCAGAGCCCCACCCGGGCCCAGGGCCCCTTCGGCACCATCCATTCGGAAGGCTTTGAAATGACCGATCGCGGCGCCGTCGTCATCTTCACCGGACGCGCCCATGCGGTGCTGGAGGCGCGGGAATGATCCGCACCCTCGCCCTTCTCGCGCCGCTGCTTCTCGGCGGCGCCGCCCTGGCCCAGACCATAGACCTCAGCCAGGGCGGGCCCGTGGACATCACGGCCAATGACGGCATCGAGTGGCGCCAGGCCGAGCAGGTGGTGGTGGCGCGCGGCGGCGCCCGGGCCGAGCGCGCGGGCACCGCGGTGGACGCCGCCCGGCTGCTGGCGCGCTACCGCCCGCAGCCGGGCGCGACCCCGACCCCCGCCAATGGCCCGCGCAGCGAGGCGCTGGGCGGCAGCAACGAGATCTGGCGGCTGGAGGCGGAGGGCAATGTCCGCATCTCCACCGCGACCGATGTCGCGACCGGTGACCGCGCGGTCTATGACATGGACCAGTCGGTGCTGGTGCTCTCCGGCCGCAACATCAGCCTGACCACGCCGCAGCAGGCGATCACCGCGCGCGACAGCCTGGAATACTGGACGCAGCGCCGCATGGCCGTGGCCCGCGGCAACGCGCTGGTGGTGACCGAGGACGGGCGGCGCATCACCGCCGATGTGCTGGTGGCCTATCTGCTGGAGGACGCCAACAACCCGCAGGCCGCCGCCGCCCGCGCGGCGCCGCGCCCGGGCACCCAGGGCGCCGCCTCGCCCCCGCCGGGCCAGGGGCGGCTCGACCGCGTGGAGCTGTTCGGCAATGTGGAAATCCGCAGCGCCGAGGAGGTGGTGCGAGGCGACCGTGGCGTCTATTCCGCCGAGACGGGCCAGGCGCGGCTGCTGGGCAATGTCCGCATCACGCGCGGCCAGAACCAGATCAACGGGCAGGAGGCGCTGGTGAACCTCAACACCGGCGTGTCGCGCCTGGTGGGCCAGGGCGGCCAGCGCGTGCAGGGCGTGGTGGCGCCCGGCGCGCGGGAATCCACCCTGCCCGGACAGGGCACGCGGCCGTGAGCGGGGGGAAGGAGAACCCACCGGAAGGTCGGGCGCCCGCCGCCGCGCCGAATGCAACCCCCGCCTTCACCACCCCGGGTCGGGGCACGACCCTGGCGGGGCTGCTGGTGGCCGTCGCCACGCCGCCGGAGGTGAGCGTGGGGCAGGGGGGCGCGGCGCCCGCGGCCACACCCTCCGGGCCGCCCGCGGCCCCACCCTCCGGGCCGCCCGCGGCCACACCCTCGGCTTCGGCTCCGCCCGCCCTTGCGAAGCCGGTGGCGCCCCCCCCGGCGGAGGCCGCCGCATCCACGCCCCCGCCGCCCAAGGCGGAGGCGACGGGCGCGGCGAGGCCTGCGCCACCCGGGCCCAACCCCGCGACCCCGCCGCCAGCCGCCGAGGCCACGCCGCCCAAGCCCGCACCGGTTCCGCCGGCCGGACCCGCCGCGACCCCGTCCCCGGCCGCCGGCAACCTGCCGCCCAAGCCAGCGCCGGCTTCGGCCGCTGCGCCGGCCGCGACCTTGCCGCCAGCCGCCGAGGCCACGCCGCCCAAGCCCGTGCCGGCCCCCGCCACGCGGATGCGCCCCGCCGAATCCCCGCCGCCGGCCGCCCCCGCCGTCATCCGCAACGCGCCCGCGCCGCGCCCCGCCACGCCGGCGCTGACCGCCGTCGAGGGCTCGGGCGGGCTGGTCGCGACGGGGCTCGGCAAGCGCTACAAGAAGCGGCCGGTGGTGCGGCAGGTCTCGCTGCACCTCAAGCGCGGCGAGGCGGTGGGGCTGCTCGGCCCCAATGGCGCCGGCAAGACCACCACCTTCTACATGATCACGGGCCTGGTCCGCCCCGACGAGGGCAGCGTCACCATGGACGGGGCCGACGTCACCCATTTGCCCATGTATCGCCGCGCGCGGCTCGGCCTCGGCTACCTGCCGCAGGAGGCCTCGATCTTCCGGGGCCTCTCGGTCGAGGACAATATCCGCGCCGCCTTGGAAGTGGTGGAGCCCAAGCGCGACCGGCGCGAGCAGATGCTGGACAGCCTGCTCAACGAATTCGGCATCGCGCATCTGCGCCGCGCGCCCTCGCTCGCGCTTTCGGGCGGGGAGCGGCGGCGCTGCGAGATCGCCCGCGCGCTGGCCACCCACCCCGCCTATATCCTGCTGGACGAACCCTTGGCGGGCATCGATCCCATCGCCGTCGGCGAAATCCGCGACCTGGTGAAGCACCTGAAGAATCGCGGCATCGGCGTGCTCATCACCGACCACAATGTGCGCGAGACGCTGGAGATCATTGACCGCGCCTACATCATGCATGACGGCCAGGTGCTGATGGAGGGCCGCCCGCAGGAGATCGTCGCCCATGAAGGCGTGCGGCGCGTCTATCTGGGCGAAAAATTCAGCCTTTGAGGGGGCCGGTGCCACCTGCCCCCACCGCTGACGCCGTCTGATGGCGTCCATGCTCGGCCCCCGCCTCGATCTGCGGCAGTCGCAATCGCTGGTGATGACGCCGCAGTTGCGGCAGGCGATCAAGCTGCTGCAATCCTCCAACATGGAGGTGATGGCCTTCGTCGAGGAGGAGCTGGAGCGCAACCCGCTGCTGGAACGCGACGAGGCCCGCAGCGTGGCCGTGGCCGCCGAGGCCCCGCCGCCCGACGCCGCCGCGGCCGCCAGCGCCGACACCTTCCCCGAACCCGCGCTGGATGCCGACTACTCCAACGTGGTGGATGCGGGCGAGGCGCATACGCCCGATTTCGGGCCGGTGGGTGCGGGCGGCCGCGCCGATTTCAGCGATGACCTCTCGGGCATCGAAGAGATGGCCGGCGCCGGCCCCTCGCTTCGTGAGCGGCTGGCCGAACAGCTCCGCCTCAACCTGCCCGAGGGGCAGGAGCGGCTGATCGGCGCGGCCCTGCTGGCGATGGTGGAGCCCAGCGGCCGCCTGACTCTGGACGCCGACGCCATGGCCGCCCGCCTGGGCTGCGAGGTGGCGGTGGTCGAGCGCGTGCGCCGCGCCATGCAGCGCTTCGAACCCGTGGGCATGTTCTGCCGCGACCTGCGCGAATGCCTCCAGGTGCAGCTGGAGGAACAGGGCCGCTACGACCCCTACATGGCCCGTCTGCTGGACCACCTGCCCCTGCTGGCCCGGCGCGACATGCGCGGCCTGATGGAGGCCTGCGGCGTGGATTCCGAGGATCTGGCCGAGATGGTGGCCGAGCTGAAACGGCTAGACCCCAAGCCGGGTGCCGGCGCCGATGACGCGCCCTTGCAGACCATCCAGCCCGATGTGCTGATGCGCCCCTCGCCCGAGGGCGGCTGGGTGCTGGACCTCAACCCCGAGACCCTGCCGCGCGTGCTGGTCAACCGCGGCTTCGCGGCCCGCGCCACGGTCCATCTGCGCGACCGCGACCAGAGGACCTTCCTGGCCGAGCAGCTCCAATCCGCCAACTGGCTGGTGAAGAGCCTGGAGCAGCGCGCCAACACCATCCTGAAAGTGGCGAGCGAGATCGTCCGCCGGCAGGACGCCTTCTTCCGTTATGGCGTGGAGCATCTGCGCCCGCTGATCCTGCGCGACGTGGCGGAGGCGGTGGAGATGCACGAGAGCACCGTCAGCCGCGTCACCGCCAACAAGTATCTCGCCACACCGCGCGGCACGCTGGAGCTGAAATACTTCTTCACCACCGCCATTGCCGGCACGGCAGGCGGCGAGAGCGTGAGCGCGGAGGCGGTGCGTCATCGCATCCGCGGAATGATCAACGCGGAGCCGCCCTGCGCCATTCTTTCGGATGATGCAATCGTGTTGCGTCTACGTGAAGAAGGCGTGGACATCGCGCGTCGAACCGTGGCCAAATACCGGGAAGCGATGCGCATCCCCTCATCGGTGCAGCGCAAGCGCGAAAAGGCCGTCACGGCCTGAAGGGCGATCTCCCTGCTGGCCGGATGACGGCTGGACAGAGGAAAGGTAGCCCATGCACATC from Roseococcus microcysteis includes these protein-coding regions:
- the lptC gene encoding LPS export ABC transporter periplasmic protein LptC gives rise to the protein MADPVNASRPVRQDFAVLPSERERGLIPSRARVAPSKRALARRRWTVRLAKLSLPLLAAGLFSLILFWPDIDGRDARLSFRRAPGPEPEALQMVAPRYQGVDEVSRPYTVSAAGGRVARGEEGRSEGQEIVVLDQPKADILLTDGGWVYLESRDGRYDRAGSLLDLEGEVTVFHDNGMMFRTQRAAVRVTEGAASGQSPTRAQGPFGTIHSEGFEMTDRGAVVIFTGRAHAVLEARE
- a CDS encoding LptA/OstA family protein, whose amino-acid sequence is MIRTLALLAPLLLGGAALAQTIDLSQGGPVDITANDGIEWRQAEQVVVARGGARAERAGTAVDAARLLARYRPQPGATPTPANGPRSEALGGSNEIWRLEAEGNVRISTATDVATGDRAVYDMDQSVLVLSGRNISLTTPQQAITARDSLEYWTQRRMAVARGNALVVTEDGRRITADVLVAYLLEDANNPQAAAARAAPRPGTQGAASPPPGQGRLDRVELFGNVEIRSAEEVVRGDRGVYSAETGQARLLGNVRITRGQNQINGQEALVNLNTGVSRLVGQGGQRVQGVVAPGARESTLPGQGTRP
- the lptB gene encoding LPS export ABC transporter ATP-binding protein, with amino-acid sequence MPPAAEATPPKPVPAPATRMRPAESPPPAAPAVIRNAPAPRPATPALTAVEGSGGLVATGLGKRYKKRPVVRQVSLHLKRGEAVGLLGPNGAGKTTTFYMITGLVRPDEGSVTMDGADVTHLPMYRRARLGLGYLPQEASIFRGLSVEDNIRAALEVVEPKRDRREQMLDSLLNEFGIAHLRRAPSLALSGGERRRCEIARALATHPAYILLDEPLAGIDPIAVGEIRDLVKHLKNRGIGVLITDHNVRETLEIIDRAYIMHDGQVLMEGRPQEIVAHEGVRRVYLGEKFSL
- the rpoN gene encoding RNA polymerase factor sigma-54, with protein sequence MLGPRLDLRQSQSLVMTPQLRQAIKLLQSSNMEVMAFVEEELERNPLLERDEARSVAVAAEAPPPDAAAAASADTFPEPALDADYSNVVDAGEAHTPDFGPVGAGGRADFSDDLSGIEEMAGAGPSLRERLAEQLRLNLPEGQERLIGAALLAMVEPSGRLTLDADAMAARLGCEVAVVERVRRAMQRFEPVGMFCRDLRECLQVQLEEQGRYDPYMARLLDHLPLLARRDMRGLMEACGVDSEDLAEMVAELKRLDPKPGAGADDAPLQTIQPDVLMRPSPEGGWVLDLNPETLPRVLVNRGFAARATVHLRDRDQRTFLAEQLQSANWLVKSLEQRANTILKVASEIVRRQDAFFRYGVEHLRPLILRDVAEAVEMHESTVSRVTANKYLATPRGTLELKYFFTTAIAGTAGGESVSAEAVRHRIRGMINAEPPCAILSDDAIVLRLREEGVDIARRTVAKYREAMRIPSSVQRKREKAVTA